A single region of the Verrucomicrobiota bacterium genome encodes:
- a CDS encoding exosortase-associated EpsI family protein, which translates to MPFTSPKLYLLVFCGIALFALALFTILPRKADPLFTLPDFKSKLPSDLDDWDWIDPPLSESEEVLKVIDRDLAFDEGLYRVYISGEVMVAVWAAYWSPGKVDVRDVQWHVPDSCWVNGGWNIDQGLDDYPLAFPNGRKLISGKYRLMEKNGGKVHVAFWHLVGGNNLKITRNAGSLIELPEIISQTGFQSQDEQFFFRISSTHAFEDLMTDPGFRKIVESLGMLGLNDAQTEM; encoded by the coding sequence GCCAAAGTTATACCTGCTCGTGTTTTGCGGAATCGCACTTTTCGCTTTGGCGTTATTTACTATTCTGCCCAGGAAAGCAGACCCTTTGTTCACCTTGCCTGATTTTAAATCAAAGTTGCCTTCGGATCTTGATGATTGGGATTGGATCGATCCTCCGTTATCGGAGTCCGAGGAGGTGTTGAAGGTGATTGATCGCGATTTGGCATTTGATGAAGGTCTGTACCGCGTATACATATCCGGAGAAGTGATGGTAGCAGTATGGGCAGCATACTGGAGCCCCGGAAAAGTGGATGTGCGCGATGTGCAGTGGCATGTCCCCGACAGTTGTTGGGTGAATGGTGGTTGGAACATCGATCAAGGTTTGGATGATTACCCACTCGCGTTTCCCAATGGTCGGAAACTGATTTCGGGAAAATATCGACTGATGGAAAAGAATGGAGGCAAGGTGCATGTTGCTTTCTGGCATCTGGTCGGCGGCAATAATTTAAAGATTACCCGAAATGCCGGTTCCTTGATTGAATTGCCGGAAATAATTTCTCAAACCGGATTCCAAAGTCAGGACGAGCAATTCTTTTTTCGTATTTCGAGTACCCATGCGTTCGAAGATCTGATGACTGATCCAGGCTTCAGGAAGATAGTCGAAAGCTTGGGCATGCTTGGGTTAAATGATGCTCAGACAGAGATGTAA
- a CDS encoding PEP-CTERM sorting domain-containing protein (PEP-CTERM proteins occur, often in large numbers, in the proteomes of bacteria that also encode an exosortase, a predicted intramembrane cysteine proteinase. The presence of a PEP-CTERM domain at a protein's C-terminus predicts cleavage within the sorting domain, followed by covalent anchoring to some some component of the (usually Gram-negative) cell surface. Many PEP-CTERM proteins exhibit an unusual sequence composition that includes large numbers of potential glycosylation sites. Expression of one such protein has been shown restore the ability of a bacterium to form floc, a type of biofilm.) codes for MSTLCCTFSGLKGQLVVWDFDGITYQNTILASSFASYPAGSMSASNISVGSGLLRRNENHGIEFRSWSTNSSLDVANNDYIAFDVTVDVGRAANFGDLTFDFRGRDTGGSNGPDKFAVFTSVAGFTGGNEVDTFNISGDPGYGTVTFDLSSLTNVTGTVEVRIYGWDSGSNNGDIKFKSNSDTDIVLGGEVIPEPSTYALIFGGIALAVVMLKRRA; via the coding sequence ATGAGCACTCTTTGTTGTACCTTTTCGGGATTGAAGGGTCAACTGGTCGTATGGGATTTTGACGGAATCACTTATCAAAATACTATTTTGGCTTCCTCATTTGCCTCCTATCCCGCTGGAAGTATGAGCGCTTCGAATATTTCGGTCGGGTCAGGCCTGCTAAGGCGAAATGAGAACCACGGTATCGAGTTCAGAAGTTGGAGTACCAACAGTTCACTTGATGTTGCCAATAACGATTACATCGCCTTCGACGTAACCGTTGATGTTGGACGTGCTGCTAATTTTGGAGACCTCACCTTTGATTTTCGCGGCCGAGATACCGGCGGTTCGAATGGGCCGGACAAGTTTGCTGTTTTTACCAGTGTCGCTGGCTTTACTGGCGGGAATGAGGTGGATACTTTCAATATTTCTGGAGACCCTGGCTATGGAACGGTGACTTTTGATCTTAGCAGCCTCACTAATGTGACTGGAACCGTCGAAGTGCGCATTTATGGCTGGGATTCGGGTTCCAATAATGGAGACATAAAATTTAAGAGTAACAGCGACACCGATATTGTTCTTGGTGGGGAAGTTATCCCCGAACCATCCACTTACGCATTAATATTCGGTGGAATTGCCCTGGCAGTTGTGATGTTAAAGCGTAGAGCTTGA
- the serS gene encoding serine--tRNA ligase — protein MIDTKILREEPERVREAIANKGSDCDLDAILAMDIERRQLITTVEQLRAQQKSVNSEMAALGKGSPEFLAKLEEMRAVASNVKEGDSSLKELEEKWEQALLSIPNIAHSSVPVAPTPEGNVVHSSWGDIASASPHAVAHYDSDVFNRLSDFPRGSKVTGAGWPFFQGGLARLIRSLINFYLDEARNNGFEELMAPLVVNEASARATGQLPDKEGQMYVIPQEGFYMIPTSEVPVTNFYRDEILDEADLPIYRACYTPCFRREAGSHGKDVRGLNRTHQFDKVELVKWVKPGESYDELESLRDHAERLLQKLELPYRVLLMCTGDLGFTQTKKYDLEVWAAGQERWLEVSSCSNFESFQARRANIRFRSQGEKPVHVHTLNGSALAVPRVLAAILENNLQEDGRVKIPAVLVDYFGEDYLT, from the coding sequence ATGATTGATACTAAGATCCTGAGAGAAGAACCGGAGCGGGTTCGCGAGGCCATAGCCAACAAGGGCAGCGATTGCGACCTGGATGCGATTTTGGCGATGGACATAGAACGTCGGCAGTTGATTACAACTGTGGAGCAACTGCGCGCCCAGCAGAAGAGCGTGAACTCCGAAATGGCTGCTTTGGGAAAAGGGTCTCCAGAGTTTCTGGCAAAGCTTGAAGAAATGCGTGCTGTCGCATCAAACGTCAAAGAGGGAGACTCATCCTTAAAGGAGCTCGAAGAAAAGTGGGAACAGGCGCTACTTTCTATTCCCAATATCGCTCACAGTTCAGTGCCCGTTGCTCCAACACCGGAAGGAAATGTAGTTCATTCATCCTGGGGCGATATCGCCAGTGCAAGCCCTCACGCGGTGGCTCATTACGATTCGGATGTTTTCAACCGACTCTCAGACTTTCCTCGAGGCTCCAAAGTTACTGGTGCTGGATGGCCGTTTTTTCAGGGTGGCTTGGCTCGGCTTATCCGGAGTTTAATCAATTTTTACCTGGACGAGGCTCGCAACAATGGTTTCGAGGAGCTCATGGCTCCGTTGGTTGTAAACGAAGCCAGCGCCCGGGCAACGGGACAGTTGCCGGATAAGGAAGGGCAGATGTATGTGATCCCTCAGGAAGGGTTTTACATGATCCCCACCTCTGAAGTCCCGGTCACGAATTTCTACCGGGACGAGATTCTGGATGAGGCGGACCTTCCAATCTATCGTGCTTGTTACACGCCGTGTTTTCGTCGCGAGGCGGGAAGTCATGGTAAAGACGTACGCGGTTTGAATCGCACCCACCAGTTCGATAAAGTGGAATTGGTAAAATGGGTCAAACCCGGGGAGTCCTATGACGAGTTGGAAAGTCTTCGCGACCATGCCGAAAGATTGCTTCAGAAACTGGAGCTTCCGTACCGCGTTCTGCTTATGTGCACCGGTGACCTAGGTTTCACTCAGACCAAGAAATATGATTTGGAAGTCTGGGCTGCCGGCCAGGAACGGTGGTTGGAGGTTTCCAGTTGTAGCAATTTTGAATCCTTTCAGGCACGGCGGGCAAACATCCGCTTTCGTTCTCAAGGAGAGAAGCCCGTTCATGTGCATACCTTGAATGGTTCTGCTCTCGCCGTTCCCCGTGTATTGGCTGCGATTCTTGAAAATAATTTGCAGGAAGATGGACGGGTTAAAATTCCTGCTGTGTTGGTCGATTATTTCGGGGAAGATTATTTAACCTAA
- the tilS gene encoding tRNA lysidine(34) synthetase TilS, with amino-acid sequence MDWPNKADALADSISKSGLHLKATEKIGSSTGSLGVACSGGSDSLAVLLLVFAHFPELRSRITVLHFNHLLRGEASEQDAAFVEEVAKGLELEFVGGLWKDRDDSISVSEERARKARHAFFDAFVFEKKGALIISGHQQDDILETLLLRIARASNLKGLSAPKPVTEFANGKTMVRPLLTLSKAAIETALSDAAIPWREDASNADSRFDRNRLRNEVIPAWQEATQFDLGRAAAQVRAFLEEADEAIEHQLGQSAFPSPSDNPAELMEVDGPRAVLRRWFQMWIASRKLDGSISTSVVNEVLDRLADLGKGQWSASEGFIRVNGRRISFEKDFDQDFLRVERFSLSPNETLSLPSGAKLSSQWTQSSEKLLGDLKNGKYSESTTVLLDCDRIPHESFIIRFWQPGDRYQALNAPGNRKLQDLFGDRKIPKEERNKLPVVTTNDSLILWCPGLPVNHLVRVTEKTKEILQLTYTF; translated from the coding sequence ATGGACTGGCCTAATAAAGCGGACGCACTGGCAGATTCGATTTCGAAGTCGGGGCTTCATCTCAAGGCTACCGAAAAGATCGGGTCCTCCACCGGTTCTCTGGGCGTTGCCTGTTCAGGTGGATCAGATTCATTGGCTGTACTCTTATTGGTTTTTGCGCATTTCCCGGAACTGCGTTCGCGGATTACGGTGTTGCATTTTAATCACTTACTTCGAGGTGAGGCATCAGAACAAGATGCTGCTTTTGTGGAGGAAGTGGCCAAAGGACTGGAATTGGAATTCGTTGGTGGTTTATGGAAGGACAGAGATGATTCAATCTCCGTATCTGAGGAACGGGCACGAAAAGCGCGCCATGCCTTTTTTGATGCATTTGTTTTCGAAAAGAAGGGTGCCCTCATCATTTCTGGTCACCAACAGGATGATATACTGGAAACCTTACTGTTGCGGATTGCTCGAGCCAGTAATCTGAAAGGCCTTTCCGCCCCAAAACCGGTGACTGAATTTGCAAACGGAAAAACGATGGTTCGGCCACTTCTTACCCTTTCAAAAGCGGCTATTGAAACCGCATTGTCCGATGCTGCGATTCCCTGGCGGGAAGATGCTTCTAATGCAGATTCGCGTTTTGATCGAAATCGTTTGCGGAACGAAGTGATTCCGGCATGGCAGGAAGCAACTCAGTTTGACCTCGGACGAGCTGCCGCTCAGGTGAGAGCTTTTTTGGAAGAGGCGGATGAAGCGATTGAGCATCAATTAGGGCAATCAGCGTTTCCCTCTCCCTCCGATAATCCTGCGGAACTGATGGAAGTTGATGGACCAAGAGCCGTGCTTCGGCGTTGGTTTCAAATGTGGATTGCCTCAAGGAAGCTGGATGGTTCGATTTCCACCTCTGTCGTAAATGAAGTGTTGGATAGATTGGCTGATCTGGGAAAAGGACAATGGAGCGCTAGCGAAGGATTTATTCGTGTGAATGGCAGGCGTATTTCGTTTGAGAAGGATTTCGATCAGGATTTTCTTCGAGTTGAGCGTTTCAGCCTAAGTCCGAACGAAACACTTTCGCTGCCATCAGGCGCAAAACTTAGCTCCCAATGGACGCAATCCTCGGAAAAATTACTGGGAGATCTTAAAAATGGGAAATATTCGGAGAGTACAACGGTTCTATTAGACTGTGACCGTATCCCACATGAATCCTTTATTATCCGGTTTTGGCAACCAGGAGATCGCTATCAGGCGCTCAACGCCCCTGGAAATAGGAAACTTCAAGATTTGTTTGGAGATCGTAAAATACCAAAAGAGGAACGAAATAAACTACCGGTGGTCACTACGAATGATTCACTAATCCTTTGGTGTCCCGGGCTTCCGGTGAACCATCTCGTCCGCGTAACTGAAAAAACAAAAGAAATCCTGCAATTGACTTATACCTTCTGA
- the ftsH gene encoding ATP-dependent zinc metalloprotease FtsH: MPTENDSEGRRPLKNSPPDRFQPKVAMIWLLVVLAIASLFMLGPRTKGRIISLEPHEVFTELDRGNIKSGIIKSDPSGGSWEWSIITGELYVDPRMEVPVDPDASTYVSTNQDSEKEPIRFRSDGRLTGDVYQKLQESGKFSEEKSSSAMTDLLLGIVPFILIIGLLYFLFVRQLRMAGRGAMSFGKSKAKLLTRDRDKVSFKDVAGCDEAKEEVGEVVDFLKDPKKFQRIGGQIPKGILMVGPPGTGKTLIARAVAGEAEVPFFTISGSDFVEMFVGVGASRVRDMFEQARKHAPCIVFIDEIDAVGRQRGAGLGGGNDEREQTLNSLLVEMDGFDGHEGVVIIAATNRPDVLDGALLRPGRFDRQVLIDLPDLNGREAILKVHAKKIKLGAGVDLRVVAQGTTGFSGADLANLLNEGALIAARYDKKEVDRHDMDEARDKISFGRERRKLMDEEDRRMTAFHEAGHALVQAVLGDKKLALYKVTIIPRGRALGMTMFTPTKDILGRSKKELLDEICMAMGGRLGEEIETGDFSNGASGDIKMATKTARHMVCDWGMGDLGPVALGENQEHMFLAREITRTQNYSEETARKIDENIRAIINAQYERAKGIIEEHHDALKLIAEALLEYETIEAVHVHEALKDGKITSPFENNDLIRKGQDKVEEVEKEAAAKKKKPEIGPSTDAAGAIA; encoded by the coding sequence ATGCCTACTGAAAACGACTCTGAGGGCCGCCGCCCATTAAAAAATAGTCCACCTGATCGCTTCCAACCGAAAGTTGCCATGATCTGGCTTCTTGTTGTATTGGCCATCGCGAGCTTGTTTATGCTCGGTCCGCGGACCAAAGGCCGTATAATTTCACTGGAACCTCATGAAGTGTTTACCGAACTTGATCGCGGAAATATCAAGTCTGGCATAATCAAATCGGATCCTTCCGGAGGCTCATGGGAATGGTCAATTATTACGGGAGAACTGTATGTTGATCCCCGGATGGAGGTCCCAGTTGATCCAGATGCTTCCACTTATGTTTCTACAAATCAAGATTCTGAAAAGGAACCTATTCGGTTTCGCTCCGATGGTCGCTTGACCGGAGATGTGTATCAAAAGCTTCAGGAGTCTGGAAAATTTTCTGAGGAGAAGAGTAGCAGCGCAATGACGGATCTCCTGCTCGGAATTGTTCCTTTTATTCTCATCATTGGACTTCTCTATTTTCTGTTTGTCCGTCAGTTGAGAATGGCTGGCCGTGGAGCTATGAGCTTTGGCAAAAGTAAAGCCAAGCTACTCACTCGCGATCGGGATAAAGTTTCTTTTAAAGACGTGGCTGGTTGCGATGAAGCTAAAGAAGAAGTAGGAGAGGTCGTTGACTTTCTTAAAGATCCTAAAAAATTCCAACGTATCGGGGGGCAAATCCCCAAGGGGATTCTCATGGTCGGACCTCCTGGAACGGGTAAGACGCTCATCGCCCGTGCTGTTGCCGGGGAAGCGGAAGTTCCTTTTTTCACCATTAGCGGTTCAGATTTTGTAGAAATGTTTGTAGGCGTAGGTGCGAGTCGAGTGCGTGACATGTTCGAGCAGGCACGCAAACATGCACCCTGTATTGTATTCATTGATGAAATCGATGCGGTGGGTCGCCAACGTGGCGCAGGCCTCGGTGGCGGTAACGACGAGCGCGAGCAAACTTTGAATTCCCTTTTGGTTGAGATGGATGGATTCGATGGACACGAAGGTGTGGTTATCATTGCTGCAACGAATCGCCCGGATGTATTGGATGGAGCACTGCTTCGCCCGGGTCGTTTTGACCGTCAGGTGCTTATCGACTTGCCCGATCTAAATGGCCGGGAAGCCATATTGAAGGTGCACGCCAAAAAAATAAAATTGGGTGCAGGTGTAGATCTCCGGGTTGTCGCGCAGGGCACTACAGGTTTTTCAGGTGCCGATCTGGCAAATCTCTTGAATGAGGGTGCGTTGATCGCCGCTCGTTATGACAAGAAGGAGGTCGATCGCCATGATATGGATGAGGCGCGCGACAAAATTAGCTTTGGTCGTGAACGCCGAAAACTCATGGACGAAGAAGATCGTCGGATGACTGCATTCCACGAAGCGGGCCATGCCTTGGTTCAAGCCGTTCTGGGAGACAAGAAGTTAGCCCTCTACAAGGTAACGATAATCCCACGTGGACGCGCTTTGGGGATGACCATGTTCACTCCTACCAAGGATATTTTAGGCCGCTCCAAAAAGGAATTACTTGATGAAATCTGTATGGCCATGGGCGGTCGTCTCGGCGAAGAAATCGAAACAGGCGACTTTAGCAACGGAGCTTCGGGAGATATCAAGATGGCCACCAAGACCGCACGTCACATGGTTTGCGATTGGGGTATGGGCGACTTGGGACCTGTCGCCCTTGGTGAAAATCAAGAGCATATGTTTCTGGCCCGTGAAATCACCCGTACGCAAAATTACAGTGAGGAGACCGCGAGGAAGATAGACGAAAATATCCGCGCAATCATTAACGCTCAGTATGAGCGGGCCAAGGGCATCATCGAAGAACACCATGATGCATTAAAATTGATAGCTGAGGCGCTTCTCGAATACGAAACCATTGAGGCTGTCCATGTTCATGAAGCGCTCAAAGATGGTAAGATTACTTCTCCTTTCGAAAACAATGATCTGATTCGTAAAGGACAGGATAAAGTCGAAGAAGTTGAGAAGGAAGCCGCCGCCAAAAAGAAAAAACCCGAGATTGGACCTTCAACGGACGCCGCTGGTGCCATTGCCTAA
- a CDS encoding PLP-dependent aminotransferase family protein, producing MTKPDISYSRIGQLAEPPVISEIMKVALENKQILSLAAGFTDTEALPVQAVRDVAVSLVTNGRSPEYLQYGTTMGRPDLRKFVAQRLSRMDHHQSPSYHPDNVMITNGSQQSLYMAMQVLCDPGDIVLVESPSYFVFLELLKGLGITAVGLPLDEHDEIDTKATAALIETFKADGSINRVKAVYLESWYSNPSTRCLTTEKKVEVATVLKEADLIIPVLEDGAYFELFFEERFASMSILAIEEFDSFPRLFFGTFTKPFATGLKVGYVICDHSQVLSKMASIKGHHDFGTSNFNQAIVEQVTLDGAYDAHLVKSRSRYLEKMETLHQTLIGEGLPELGWDWQKPDGGMFLWLKGPDAVDTSREGAFFENAVKGGVLYVPGDLCFAPGGPKNYIRLSFGVLEQNDLVEAGHRLAKVMRKFK from the coding sequence ATGACGAAGCCAGATATTAGCTACTCTCGGATCGGACAGCTTGCAGAGCCTCCGGTTATCAGCGAAATCATGAAGGTCGCTTTGGAAAACAAGCAGATTCTTTCTTTGGCGGCCGGGTTTACGGACACCGAGGCCTTACCTGTTCAGGCTGTTCGGGATGTAGCTGTGTCCCTGGTCACGAATGGTCGTTCCCCGGAGTATCTTCAGTACGGCACAACCATGGGTCGACCTGATCTAAGAAAGTTCGTGGCCCAACGTTTGAGCAGGATGGATCACCACCAGAGTCCATCCTACCACCCTGATAATGTCATGATTACGAATGGCTCCCAGCAGTCACTCTACATGGCCATGCAGGTGTTATGTGATCCTGGTGACATCGTTCTGGTCGAAAGTCCGAGTTATTTTGTTTTCCTGGAGCTTTTGAAGGGACTGGGGATAACCGCGGTTGGCCTTCCTTTGGATGAACATGATGAAATCGATACAAAAGCTACTGCGGCGTTAATAGAAACGTTCAAGGCGGATGGGTCGATAAACCGGGTTAAAGCAGTGTACTTGGAATCCTGGTATTCAAACCCGTCAACCCGTTGTTTGACCACGGAAAAAAAGGTTGAGGTGGCCACGGTCTTGAAAGAAGCAGACCTGATTATTCCGGTACTTGAGGATGGTGCCTATTTCGAACTCTTTTTTGAGGAGCGTTTTGCCTCGATGAGTATCCTGGCTATTGAGGAATTTGATTCCTTTCCCCGGCTCTTCTTTGGCACTTTTACAAAGCCGTTTGCCACTGGATTAAAGGTTGGGTATGTCATCTGTGACCACTCCCAAGTCCTGTCAAAAATGGCTAGTATAAAAGGCCATCATGACTTCGGTACTTCTAATTTTAATCAAGCCATCGTGGAGCAGGTTACTTTGGATGGTGCCTATGATGCTCATCTGGTTAAAAGTCGTTCTCGTTATTTGGAAAAAATGGAAACCTTGCATCAAACCCTCATCGGCGAAGGGCTGCCCGAATTGGGTTGGGATTGGCAGAAACCGGATGGTGGCATGTTTCTTTGGCTCAAGGGGCCCGACGCTGTTGATACTTCCCGGGAAGGAGCTTTTTTTGAAAATGCTGTAAAAGGAGGAGTTCTTTATGTTCCAGGTGATTTATGTTTTGCGCCTGGAGGCCCCAAAAACTACATCCGTTTATCTTTTGGAGTACTTGAACAGAACGATTTGGTTGAAGCAGGACACCGCCTTGCCAAAGTAATGCGAAAGTTCAAATAA
- a CDS encoding nucleotide sugar dehydrogenase: MKICCIGAGYVGGPTMAVIAEKCPHITVTVVDVDASKIEAWNNGNLPIFEPGLQKVVDGRRGTNLFFSTDRETAIAEADIIFVAVGTPTKKYGIGAGRAADLVYIEKCARDIAQMAKGPKIIVEKSTIPVRTADAIKAILNESDTAQFQVLSNPEFLAEGTAINDLHHADRILIGGDQTPEGLRAIDTLASVYANWIPTERILKTNLWSSELSKLTANAFLAQRISSINAMSALCEATGADVDEVSKAIGTDSRIGPKFLKASVGFGGSCFQKDILNLVYLCEYYGLQEVADYWCKVVEMNDYQKKRFSAKIVETLFNTVNGKKIAILGFAFKKDTNDTRESSSIYVCQDLIAENATVSIFDPQVAHNLIFTDLGQTQEDENGVPNRNVEIAEDAYAACAGAHAVAVLTEWDMFKDLDFQRVFDSMEKPACIFDGRNILDRAALAKIGFKTYAIGKSNT, from the coding sequence ATGAAAATATGTTGCATCGGCGCAGGCTATGTAGGTGGGCCTACCATGGCGGTAATCGCAGAAAAATGTCCTCACATTACGGTTACCGTGGTCGATGTAGACGCATCCAAAATCGAGGCTTGGAATAACGGGAATTTACCGATTTTCGAACCGGGACTCCAGAAAGTCGTCGATGGCCGACGGGGAACCAACTTGTTTTTCTCAACCGACCGTGAAACCGCTATCGCAGAGGCGGACATTATTTTTGTTGCTGTAGGAACACCTACAAAAAAATACGGTATTGGCGCCGGTCGAGCCGCGGATCTTGTGTATATTGAAAAGTGTGCACGTGATATTGCGCAAATGGCAAAGGGTCCAAAAATCATTGTGGAGAAATCCACTATTCCCGTTCGAACAGCCGATGCCATAAAAGCCATTTTGAATGAAAGCGACACTGCTCAGTTTCAGGTGCTTTCAAATCCGGAGTTTCTTGCGGAAGGGACCGCAATTAATGACCTGCATCATGCGGACCGTATATTGATTGGCGGAGATCAAACTCCTGAAGGTCTCAGAGCCATTGATACCTTGGCCAGTGTGTATGCAAATTGGATTCCTACCGAACGAATCCTTAAGACGAACCTTTGGTCATCTGAGCTATCCAAGCTAACCGCCAATGCATTCTTGGCTCAACGGATTTCTTCAATTAATGCAATGAGTGCTTTATGTGAGGCGACTGGTGCGGATGTGGATGAGGTTTCAAAGGCGATTGGAACGGATAGCCGAATTGGGCCAAAATTTTTAAAAGCCTCGGTTGGCTTTGGAGGATCTTGTTTCCAGAAGGATATTTTGAATCTTGTTTACCTCTGTGAATATTATGGTCTTCAGGAAGTTGCCGACTATTGGTGCAAGGTGGTTGAGATGAATGATTACCAGAAAAAACGATTTTCAGCCAAAATAGTAGAAACGCTTTTTAATACAGTTAACGGGAAGAAAATTGCCATTCTTGGTTTTGCTTTCAAAAAGGATACCAATGACACGCGCGAGTCTTCATCGATTTATGTCTGTCAGGATCTTATTGCGGAGAACGCCACCGTTTCGATTTTCGATCCACAAGTCGCTCACAATCTGATTTTTACAGATTTGGGTCAAACTCAGGAAGACGAAAATGGTGTCCCGAACCGAAATGTTGAAATTGCCGAAGACGCCTACGCCGCATGTGCGGGAGCTCACGCTGTGGCCGTTCTAACGGAGTGGGATATGTTTAAGGATCTGGATTTTCAGCGGGTATTCGATTCAATGGAGAAACCGGCATGCATTTTCGATGGCCGAAATATTCTCGATCGAGCAGCTCTTGCAAAAATTGGCTTCAAGACTTACGCAATTGGTAAGTCCAATACCTGA
- the rsmA gene encoding 16S rRNA (adenine(1518)-N(6)/adenine(1519)-N(6))-dimethyltransferase RsmA → MDYPTLTVVKALLESRQLAPRKRFGQNFLIEANIARKSLELAEITPGDTVVEIGPGLGALSQLLLQAGCQVYAIEMDSGFFRYLEEVVLPEYPQHFNLKHGDAMDAPLAEVPTEDKPFKIVANLPYAISTPWLDAVLSGPLPSRMVIMLQKEAANRFIAASDSGNYGPISIFLKSAYDVEAVHKVSANCFYPKPEVGSALLSIKIKDSPILFSKTIKDGIRQIFRQRRKQISSIIPKIDAAGLFLPWLEDLIANGLKPTTRPESIKIEDWQKLAKNQVLDLPIA, encoded by the coding sequence ATGGATTATCCAACCCTAACTGTCGTTAAAGCTCTCCTGGAGTCCCGTCAACTCGCTCCCAGGAAACGATTTGGGCAAAATTTTCTGATTGAAGCCAACATTGCTCGAAAGTCACTCGAACTAGCTGAAATAACACCAGGAGACACCGTGGTGGAAATCGGCCCGGGCCTGGGTGCGTTAAGCCAACTTTTGCTTCAGGCAGGCTGCCAGGTTTACGCTATAGAAATGGATTCCGGGTTTTTTCGCTACTTGGAAGAAGTGGTCCTGCCTGAGTACCCACAACATTTTAATTTGAAGCACGGCGACGCGATGGACGCACCGCTTGCAGAGGTCCCAACTGAAGACAAGCCTTTCAAAATCGTTGCGAACTTACCCTATGCTATTTCCACACCTTGGTTGGATGCGGTTCTATCCGGTCCCCTTCCATCGCGCATGGTGATAATGTTACAAAAAGAAGCAGCTAATCGATTTATTGCCGCAAGCGATTCAGGCAACTACGGACCCATTTCAATATTTCTAAAATCAGCTTATGATGTGGAGGCAGTCCATAAGGTGAGTGCCAATTGCTTTTACCCCAAACCAGAGGTGGGCTCAGCATTGTTGAGTATAAAGATTAAGGACAGTCCCATCCTGTTTTCGAAGACGATAAAGGACGGTATCCGGCAAATATTCAGACAAAGACGAAAGCAGATAAGCTCCATCATTCCCAAGATCGATGCTGCCGGGCTTTTCTTGCCATGGCTCGAAGATCTTATTGCCAACGGCCTGAAGCCTACTACTCGACCAGAATCGATAAAGATAGAAGACTGGCAAAAGCTGGCTAAGAATCAGGTATTGGACTTACCAATTGCGTAA